Genomic DNA from Chelonia mydas isolate rCheMyd1 chromosome 6, rCheMyd1.pri.v2, whole genome shotgun sequence:
tgatcTACACAAACATTTTTGTTGGGGATGAAAAGccgtttttcattgaaaaaaaacttttcaactAGAAAGTTTTCACTGGATCTGAGTCCCATCACTCTCCCTAGCCCTCTCCCTGTATTTTTTTCTAACTCCCTAGGCAGTAATCTCCGAGTGGGTTGTGATGGCAGaagtggggaggtgggagggcacATGCCTGTGGGAAGAGCCATCTCCAAAGACACGGCCCACAGAGTGGAGCCTCCTCTAACTGCAGTCCATGATCCAGGCCTCTGACACCTCTGGGTTCTGCTGTGGGGGCTCAGTAAATATCACAGTCAGTGGCGTTTACTGCTTCTGCCCCCTGTAGCCTGAGTCCACAGCTCTAGCCCCTTTCCCTGCAGGCCCAGGGCAGTTTCCAAGGGCCAGGTGAGGTGGCCTCTCTAACACCCTCACCCAGGAGGAGAACAGCCCTCGGCACTTGTTACTGTCTGGATTGGGTTTGAATCTGGAACCTTCAGCACTAAAGGCTGAGGCCACCACTGCTAGGGCGAAAGGGCTATGTCCCCTGGCTGGCAGCTTTAGGAGAATCATCACCCTCCCATGTGGATCAGCCACTGCTGGGGGGCTCGGACCCAGAGTGGGTGAGGCAAGGAGCCCAGGAAGTGCAGCTGCTGGGGATCCAGGCGGAAGAAGGGTTTAGCTGGGCTGTTGACACCATTAGCCTCCCATTCTCCACCAGCAGTgccctccagcctgccctgctacACCATAAGCCTTAATGACCGGCCACTAATGATGCTACAGCTAGTGCCACAGCAAGGGAGAGTCCAGGCCTGGGGACTGACTACTCAGTGCCCCATTGGCCAGGGCCCCAGAGGGGATGGTGACTCCATGGTAAGCCCAGCACCCCATTGGCCAGTGCAGTGGATGGGCTCCAGGGTGAGCCCTTATGTATGGTGGGGGAAGTGGCAGCCCTGCGGCTGTGCTGTGTTTCCAGATGGAGGGTGCCCATCAGAGGCCCCATTAGCCACATTCCCAGTTTCTCAGCCCCTCTCCTTGCCTGGAATAACCCTCACGGTACGGCGAGCTCTTGCAGAGCGTTTATTTTAGGACTGAGGGCCAGACACAGGCAGAGCTTGGGAAACAGTCACACAGACATGAATATAAGACACAGTTGTCCCCAGGGGCCCATCCTaccccctgctctggggggaATGGGTGGGGGATGCTGAACCCTGAAATCTCTGGACAGTAGAAAGGCCAGAACAAGTTTCACCTTCTGGAACACCCCTTGTCCCCAGGCTCGCCAGTGCCCTGGAGCTCAGTAAGTGGAGAATCTGACCTCCAGCCTCTCGCCATTATAGACGACGTAGTCCCCAGCACCTGGAAcatgaggagaggaaagggagggtAAGGGATAAACGGGGTCAGtggcccctcagccccagccacccacctgcatgccagcccctccctgggaTCCTGTCTTCTCCTGGTTCTCATCCCCGCTTTCTCTTGTGCCTCTCACTGCCctgttcctccccctctcccctcacactgctccccacccctgctcttccCACTGCCCCACCTTGGCTCAGCGGGATGCCGTTGCTCAGGAGCTGCCAGTAGGTGCGCTGGTTGTTATCAGCCTGCAGCCCCCGCACAGAAATGATGTACGGGCCCCAGGAGCTCTGCGTGTACTCGAAgctacagagagacagagagttgTGCAGGAGGACTGGTTACCATTGCCTcatagcctccccacccccaattcacAGGGACATGCAACTGAGGACACAGTGGGACTGAACCCCATGCCATTCAGCGGGGAAAGGGATTGAGCAGCAGCCGAGCTGGCCCCCGCCTGAGCTCCGATTTCCCCATCCCAGGAAGACATTGTCCAGCTGAGTGACGTGGCGGAGCCAGCCTtgatcccccttcccagcccctgagGGTTTAACCTGCCCTCAGCACACTGCTAGCTGTGAGAGCCATGCagggtggggtagcaggggcaTGTCGACTCCCCCATGATCCTAGGGACCcctctgttttttaaatctctgttgCCCTAGGAGCCCCATGCTACTATCTAGCCTGCTCTGCGCCGCTGCCACTGACACCAGGGATGGGTGCCACATTGCCAGGCTGACCAAGTACCTGAATTTGCTGGGGTCTTTATCCTGGGCGACCTCCATCACCTTGAAAAGGACGGAGCCCTGGGGCACGGTGACACTGATAGAGTCGTTGAATGTGTTGTTCACACCATCGGCAACAGTGTAGGTGACTCTGATGCTAGGTGGGCGGCTAGTGGGTGGGGCGGGCCTGGTGGTGGACAGGGGGAGGTTATCTGtgtggggagaaagaggagagagggcAAAGAACTGCCACGTATACCTTGGAGAGAGcgactctctctctgcagggactccagtcccactggagtcaaggggagagaaagaggcagaAGCAAAGACAGAGAGGATCTAGGCAATGGCCCTCTGGGCAGGAGATTAGCTGGGACTGAACCCAGGGCCTCTGGATCTATGATGATGATGTTCTAGTGATTGAGCTAAGGAGAAGGATCCGTAGATTGAGACTCATAAATCTCTAGGCCATCTAGTCACTAGATGGAGACATAGAGCCGCACGGGCTACACATAGAACGGAgcaggaatttttcaatgaacCTTTTTTTTCCCAGAAAAATGCCAATTCAGTGTCCGAACTGTTCATGAAGCAGTGTTGGGTTGGTAGAAACTCCCGCCTCAAAAAATGTGTGGTCAAAAGATTGCTGAACTGGAACGTTTTGGTTTTTCAACCTGAAACAACTTTTCGCTGAGAAATTTTAGTAAatttacagaggaaaaaaagcGAGGAAGTTTGTAGTAGAAATACTTTGACGttatcaaaaggaaacattttgatttatacaaatcaaaacaattaaattttttgtctgtttgtttactggattttcagtttgtgaacatttttgagatttttttgccTTTTCAGCCTCATTCAGGATGGgaacaaatttttgaaatgtcaaaaaccATTTCCCCCCCAACCCTTGCTACATGTGCTTCTGTCAGCCTCAGGTACTTTAGCTGGCCCCATCACCATCCTTAACAACCCCCCGATGAGGCAGGACAGTGCTATGAATCACAttgtacagatggaaaactgaggcacagatacacagggtacagctacacagccaaaaaatccaaaaaaccccatggcagcaagtctcagggCATGAGTCCACTGATTTGGGCTCGAgctctggggctaaaaatagcagtgcagacatgaAGGCTCTGAGACCCAATCTCTCGTCAGAtttcagaacccaggctccagccctagcccaaacatctacactgctatttctagcCTCACAGTGTGAGCCCCACGTCAGTTCACCCAAGCTCTGAACCTTGCTGCcagaggttgtttttttcccccttgtgtaGACTTGTCCAAGGAGTCattggctgagcagggagctgaacATGGGTTTTCTAAATGCCAGGTAAGAGCCCAACCACTAGGGCACCCTTCCTCTGCACGGTTGAATTAATGGGCTCTGTCTGCCTGGGTGCTACCAGTTCTTATGTCCTGTGCTGGGAGAATAAGGCATCTGGACTTAGCCACCCTAGGGATGCTGCCTTTGGTCTACTCTCCTTACCTGGATCCATGGAGCAGTTGAGCTTACTCACATCCAGGTAGGTCCTGTTCTCCAGGGAAGGGAGGATCTGGGAAGCAGCCATGGGGTTTTTGAACGTGCCCTGGGGAATCTTGTCCAGGACAGTGTGCAGAGTGTGGAGGCAACTCCAGTCCCCGGGTTTGAGATAGCTGGATGAGACAGATAAGGCCTGTGGAAGACAGAGAGGAAGGCAGGGTTACTCGCTGGGGCTGGTTGCCCACGCCCAACATGACTGTTATAGAGAACAAGACTGTGAGCAAAGGCAGCTGGGAAGGGGCTACAAGAACACGTCTGGATGGCCCACCAGGGAGAGAGCAGACGGGTGAGTAGGATGTAGACAGAAGGGAGGGATATTTAAGGCCTTCTATCTCCATTTATGGCAATATGGTGTTAACTCTGGAACCTACCAATGACACAGTAATTGCTGACATTAACTATTCCACAGGTGATTATCCAGCTGCtctggggttgtggggagggccTTTGGGCTGTGGGTGAAGCTAGAATTCAGTCCCACCCCCTTTGATTCCCACTGGGACTCTGGTCCCTCACCTGCATGGCCAACCCTGTGCTGTAGATGTTCCCGATCATTccatctcttctcttctctttcaggATTTTGTTCACTAGCCACTGCATGTTCTGTCTGATCTTCTTATCCACCTTCGGAGGGAGGGGCTGCCCCCTGGTCTGCAGGCAGATCTGAGCCAGGACTGCCACCGCTGCAGTGTCTGTGGGGACCGGAAAACCGGCTCAGATGGGACTGTCACGCCGGTGAGGGAGAGGGTCATCCCAACACCGACCCCATGGGGACAGTCACGGGGATCCCAGCTCATGTCACTCATGCCACCTCCCCATAGGGGAAGCCATGGCCCCCCAGGTATAGGAGGCTGGGTGCCTTTACCTACCCACGGAGAACTGGCCGCTGAGGTAATAGTTCTTGTGATCCGGGCGGAGGAGGGCACTGGCTCTGGCTGGTGAGAGGCTGCCGTTCAGCTGGCATAG
This window encodes:
- the LOC102948394 gene encoding transcobalamin-1 isoform X1; the protein is MMRTLVTMLAGLLLLYLAPGGLCQGCAVDKDESPLVRDLQKKMIYSVNASAPPNPSILLALRLAQDHNRPIEQDMLNKLSQDAVQRAVASFSSGQVALHILAQQASCSNPRRVSANGSTINLVRLLEQKFQAELQNIASHGNPLTNFYQLSLDVLALCQLNGSLSPARASALLRPDHKNYYLSGQFSVDTAAVAVLAQICLQTRGQPLPPKVDKKIRQNMQWLVNKILKEKRRDGMIGNIYSTGLAMQALSVSSSYLKPGDWSCLHTLHTVLDKIPQGTFKNPMAASQILPSLENRTYLDVSKLNCSMDPDNLPLSTTRPAPPTSRPPSIRVTYTVADGVNNTFNDSISVTVPQGSVLFKVMEVAQDKDPSKFSFEYTQSSWGPYIISVRGLQADNNQRTYWQLLSNGIPLSQGAGDYVVYNGERLEVRFSTY
- the LOC102948394 gene encoding transcobalamin-1 isoform X2 codes for the protein MMRTLVTMLAGLLLLYLAPGGLCQGCAVDKDESPLVRDLQKKMIYSVNASAPPNPSILLALRLAQDHNRPIEQDMLNKLSQDAVQRAVASFSSGQVALHILAQQASCSNPRRVSANGSTINLVRLLEQKFQAELQNIASHGNPLTNFYQLSLDVLALCQLNGSLSPARASALLRPDHKNYYLSGQFSVDTAAVAVLAQICLQTRGQPLPPKVDKKIRQNMQWLVNKILKEKRRDGMIGNIYSTGLAMQALSVSSSYLKPGDWSCLHTLHTVLDKIPQGTFKNPMAASQILPSLENRTYLDVSKLNCSMDPDNLPLSTTRPAPPTSRPPSIRVTYTVADGVNNTFNDSISVTVPQGSVLFKVMEVAQDKDPSKFRCWGLRRL